A window from Triticum aestivum cultivar Chinese Spring chromosome 6D, IWGSC CS RefSeq v2.1, whole genome shotgun sequence encodes these proteins:
- the LOC123141265 gene encoding myosin-2-like, producing the protein MSVVSTSDLSSLEAMLKSLMGRSGGGEVTQMDDNDEDGEGEEALESTPPPPPPPLPVRPTLRGRLPSLPRVPGAAAAGPWTPPSPSPSPPHKGGEDDAAAEVSASVTELERKAAEAEARLRQKEEENAALRRRIESYHIRWLEYEIRIKSLEEDFHEQLASLQMARDAARMAQELPYVDLHEFAEPRMMNLPGEEAPTRLRQAGSRRSADGGRRISAVGRLGAEFRRGSQALENGVAALTVEQRPWHPGAPSADSVGDLRKLKAQFRAWKKDYKARLRKAKAEIDRDRRRQSSCWI; encoded by the exons ATGTCGGTGGTGTCGACGTCGGATCTCAGCTCGCTGGAAGCGATGCTGAAGTCGCTGATGGGAAGGTCCGGAGGAGGAGAGGTAACGCAAAtggacgacaacgacgaagatggTGAGGGGGAGGAAGCCCTCGAgtcgacaccgccgccgccgccgccgccgttgcccgtgCGGCCGACCCTGCGAGGCCGTCTCCCGTCGCTGCCGAGGGTCCCTGGGgccgccgccgcggggccgtggaccccgccgtcgccatcgccatcgccaccTCACAAG GGGGGCGAGGACGACGCGGCGGCGGAGGTTTCAGCCTCGGTGACGGAGCTGGAGAGgaaggcggcggaggcggaggcgcggctGCGGCAGAAAGAGGAGGAGAACGCGGCGCTCAGGCGGCGGATCGAGAGCTACCACATCAGGTGGCTGGAGTACGAGATCAGGATCAAGTCCCTCGAGGAGGATTTCCACGAGCAGCTGGCGTCTCTGCAGATGGCTCGGGACGCTGCACGGATGGCTCAAGAGTTACCCTACGTCGACCTCCATGAATTCGCCGAGCCTCGCATGATGAATCTGCCCGGCGAGGAGGCACCGACGAGGCTGCGGCAGGCGGGCAGCCGCCGTAGTGCGGACGGCGGCAGGCGAATTAGCGCGGTGGGCCGGCTCGGCGCGGAGTTCCGGCGGGGGAGCCAGGCGCTCGAGAATGGTGTGGCGGCGCTGACTGTCGAGCAGAGACCGTGGCACCCCGGCGCCCCGAGCGCGGACTCCGTCGGTGACCTCAGGAAACTCAAGGCGCAGTTCCGCGCGTGGAAGAAAGATTACAAGGCCCGGCTGCGCAAGGCCAAGGCGGAGATCGACAGGGACAGAAGGCGTCAGAGCAGCTGCTGGATTTGA